Proteins encoded by one window of Monoglobus pectinilyticus:
- a CDS encoding class I SAM-dependent methyltransferase produces MNNIYDNKDFFKEYSKMPRSRKGLGGAGEWHQLKELFPDMKNKTILDLGCGYGWHCKYAAENGAKQILGIDLSENMIREAKKKNNDPKIKYEVCGLDNFSYPKNTFDCVVSNLVLHYINDLDEIYKKVYRTLKPGGTFIFNIEHPIFTGSVNQEWIYGSDGSIQYWPIDNYFYTGERQTNFLGKEVAKQHHTLTQILMGLIKTGFQLEAVQEAVPPPEMMDIPGMSDELRRPMMLLVKCKK; encoded by the coding sequence ATGAATAATATTTATGACAACAAAGATTTTTTTAAAGAATATTCAAAAATGCCTCGAAGTCGGAAAGGTCTTGGCGGAGCAGGCGAATGGCACCAGTTAAAAGAATTATTTCCGGACATGAAAAACAAAACTATTCTTGACTTAGGCTGTGGTTATGGCTGGCACTGCAAATACGCGGCAGAAAACGGAGCCAAACAAATCTTGGGTATTGATTTAAGCGAAAACATGATACGGGAAGCAAAAAAGAAAAATAACGACCCTAAAATCAAGTATGAAGTATGCGGCTTGGATAACTTCTCTTATCCGAAAAACACATTTGACTGCGTAGTTTCAAATCTCGTTCTGCATTATATAAATGACCTTGATGAGATTTACAAAAAAGTATACAGAACATTAAAACCCGGCGGAACTTTTATATTTAATATCGAGCACCCGATTTTCACCGGAAGCGTAAATCAGGAATGGATTTATGGCTCTGACGGCAGTATTCAATACTGGCCAATAGACAATTATTTTTATACAGGAGAGCGGCAAACCAACTTCTTAGGTAAAGAAGTAGCTAAACAGCATCATACTCTGACCCAAATATTAATGGGTTTAATAAAAACAGGATTTCAGCTCGAGGCGGTTCAGGAAGCGGTTCCGCCGCCTGAAATGATGGATATTCCCGGAATGTCGGACGAGCTTAGAAGACCAATGATGCTGCTTGTAAAATGCAAAAAATAA
- a CDS encoding polysaccharide deacetylase family protein — MKKISMLLVSFMIFITSSVYTFPVSADSVTGRLLYTDISAYINHYPIPAYASDTGYIVVKVRDLEHYGFDVSWDEETRTANLDLKTSENNQTQISGIDNVMLPAQKTGIQYSRYTLNDTRLIFNGKSIDVYNACGSSYIRLEELNEVGEVYWVPELKAMKAWINAFSSTDYEPLAKASPEPKPIISDYSSYYNIDNTRNDWWFRKAPGYSEIDSSVVSLISNHKVIFRDTARPKKIYLTFDEGYEEGYTNQIIDVLNKYNIPAAFFITGDYLKESPELVERMLDYGYTVGNHTFKHPILPTVSPESAAYQISELSNRFAEMFGVNMNYIRPPEGSYSSRTLQLADDMGYKTVFWSFAYSDWDTANQKGADTAFTQIAPYLHDGAVMLLHACSSDNANVLDRLIQYILSEGYTFGSLDEIWV, encoded by the coding sequence ATGAAAAAAATCAGTATGCTCTTAGTTTCTTTTATGATATTCATTACATCATCAGTATATACTTTCCCAGTATCTGCTGATTCAGTAACCGGACGTTTATTATATACCGATATTTCAGCATATATCAACCACTATCCTATACCTGCATATGCTTCTGACACCGGATATATTGTTGTTAAAGTCCGCGATTTGGAACACTATGGTTTCGACGTGAGCTGGGATGAAGAAACGCGCACTGCTAATCTTGATTTAAAAACTTCAGAAAATAATCAAACTCAGATTAGCGGCATAGATAACGTTATGCTCCCGGCCCAAAAAACCGGCATACAATATTCACGTTACACATTGAATGACACTAGGCTGATTTTTAACGGAAAAAGCATTGATGTATATAACGCATGCGGCTCCTCTTACATACGTCTGGAAGAACTTAATGAAGTTGGCGAAGTCTATTGGGTTCCTGAGCTTAAGGCTATGAAAGCTTGGATAAACGCGTTTTCTTCAACTGATTATGAGCCGCTGGCAAAAGCCTCTCCCGAACCAAAACCTATTATATCCGATTATTCATCGTATTACAATATAGATAACACCAGAAACGATTGGTGGTTTAGAAAAGCGCCCGGCTATTCTGAGATAGACAGCAGCGTGGTTTCTTTAATCTCAAATCATAAGGTAATATTTAGAGACACCGCAAGACCTAAAAAAATTTATTTGACGTTTGACGAAGGTTATGAGGAAGGATACACAAATCAAATTATTGACGTCTTAAACAAATATAATATACCCGCAGCATTCTTTATTACAGGCGATTATCTAAAAGAAAGCCCTGAGTTAGTTGAAAGAATGCTGGACTATGGTTATACAGTAGGAAATCACACTTTTAAACATCCTATCCTTCCGACAGTCTCTCCCGAATCCGCAGCTTATCAAATTTCAGAGTTATCCAATAGATTTGCTGAAATGTTTGGAGTTAATATGAATTATATTAGACCTCCTGAAGGAAGCTACAGCAGCCGTACTCTTCAGCTTGCGGATGATATGGGATATAAAACAGTTTTCTGGAGTTTTGCATACTCAGATTGGGATACTGCAAATCAAAAAGGAGCTGATACAGCATTCACGCAAATAGCGCCATATCTTCATGACGGCGCAGTAATGCTGCTTCACGCATGTTCATCTGATAACGCAAACGTTCTCGATCGTCTTATTCAATATATCTTATCCGAAGGTTACACATTCGGAAGCTTAGATGAAATTTGGGTATAA